ATACATATTACAATCAAGGAGAATCGACAGGCAGGAAAAGTCAATCTACGGAGGCACCTTCTTCTGCTCCTGAACTATTTAAAGCTTTGAATAACTATATTTTAGATGGGATGCCCTGTGATCGTGTCAATGAAATCATCGTGTCTGAAGAAGATCGTTTTGAATGGAATACGGTGTCCTGCCTTCATATAGGATACTGGAATGCCGCAGGGGCGAACCCCGATACATTCTATACTCTAAGAAAACAATGGATCTCTGCATTTATAGAAAATGCAAATTCTGACTATAAATATGAATTTGAGAAAACCTCACATTCATTATCTCATAAAATATTAAAAGGAGGAAGATAATATGACAATTACAAAGGATATGCTAATTTCAGAAATTTTAAGAATTAACCCCAATGCGGCCAGAATTTTAATGGGCAGCGGAATGGGATGCCTCGGATGTCCTTCATCTCAAGCTGAATCCTTAGAACAGGCAGCTGCCGTTCATGGCATTAATGTGGATGAACTGCTAG
The genomic region above belongs to Defluviitalea saccharophila and contains:
- a CDS encoding DUF1858 domain-containing protein; this encodes MTITKDMLISEILRINPNAARILMGSGMGCLGCPSSQAESLEQAAAVHGINVDELLEKLNQ